One genomic segment of Gasterosteus aculeatus chromosome 6, fGasAcu3.hap1.1, whole genome shotgun sequence includes these proteins:
- the LOC120820381 gene encoding peroxiredoxin-like 2A isoform X4 produces MVPTVLSSVSELEGGLFGMGMWSLGLGAVGAALAGIFLANTDLCLPKAASASLENLEDADLRSTRDGDNVIKGRSLWDKNGAVVMAVRRPGUFLCREEASGLSSLKPQLEELGVPLVAVVKEDVGTEIRDFRPHFAGDIFIDEKKSFYGPLQRKMGGLGFIRLGVWQNFMRAWRSGYQGNMNGEGFILGGVFVFGAGNQGILLEHREKEFGDKVQIADVLEAVKKIVPAK; encoded by the exons atggttcctacag TGCTGTCCTCTGTGTCCGAGCTGGAGGGCGGGCTGTTCGGGATGGGGATGTGGTCGCTGGGTCTGGGTGCGGTCGGAGCCGCGCTTGCCGGGATCTTCTTGGCCAACACTGACCTTTGCCTTCCTAAAGCCGCTAGTGCGTCACTGGAGAACCTCGAAGACGCTGACCTGCGCTCCACCAGAGATG GCGACAACGTCATTAAAGGAAGGAGCCTGTGGGACAAGAACGGGGCCGTGGTCATGGCCGTACGACGCCCTGGATGATTTTTGTGCAGAGAG GAGGCCTCTGGGCTGTCCTCTCTGAAGCCCCAGCTGGAAGAGCTCGGGGTCCCTCTGGTCGCTGTGGTGAAGGAGGATGTGGGCACAGAGATCCGGGACTTCCGACCGCACTTCGCCGGGGACATCTTCATAGATGAAAAG AAGAGCTTCTACggcccgctgcagagaaagatgGGCGGCCTGGGCTTCATTCGCCTCGGGGTCTGGCAGAACTTCATGCGGGCCTGGAGGTCAGGTTACCAGGGCAACATGAACGGCGAGGGCTTCATCCTGGGCGGAGTGTTTGTCTTCGGAGCAGGAAACCAG gGGATTCTCCTGGAACACCGGGAGAAGGAGTTTGGCGATAAAGTGCAGATCGCTGATGTTTTAGAGGCTGTTAAGAAGATTGTACCTGCAAAATAA
- the LOC120820381 gene encoding peroxiredoxin-like 2A isoform X1, which translates to MVPTVFPLDVLPCRSKLVQWEILRVFVVRGGQSFSTLPMLSSCSTALRWRLRLSLAGTTMSSQPSAAAWPQLLRTPAARFHQSNARPEPNKPPSVLSSVSELEGGLFGMGMWSLGLGAVGAALAGIFLANTDLCLPKAASASLENLEDADLRSTRDGDNVIKGRSLWDKNGAVVMAVRRPGUFLCREEASGLSSLKPQLEELGVPLVAVVKEDVGTEIRDFRPHFAGDIFIDEKKSFYGPLQRKMGGLGFIRLGVWQNFMRAWRSGYQGNMNGEGFILGGVFVFGAGNQGILLEHREKEFGDKVQIADVLEAVKKIVPAK; encoded by the exons atggttcctacag TGTTTCCACTAGATGTACTACCTTGCAGGAGCAAACTTGttcaatg GGAGATCTTGAGGGTGTTTGTAGTCAGGGGGGGTCAGTCATTTTCCACGCTCCCGATGCTCTCCAGCTGTTCGACAGCTCTGAGGTGGCGACTGCGCCTCTCTCTGGCGGGCACGACCATGAGCAGCCAGCCATCAGCCGCAGCCTGGCCCCAGTTACTAAGAACGCCCGCCGCTCGGTTTCACCAAAGTAACGCCAGGCCTGAGCCAAACAAGCCTCCTTCAG TGCTGTCCTCTGTGTCCGAGCTGGAGGGCGGGCTGTTCGGGATGGGGATGTGGTCGCTGGGTCTGGGTGCGGTCGGAGCCGCGCTTGCCGGGATCTTCTTGGCCAACACTGACCTTTGCCTTCCTAAAGCCGCTAGTGCGTCACTGGAGAACCTCGAAGACGCTGACCTGCGCTCCACCAGAGATG GCGACAACGTCATTAAAGGAAGGAGCCTGTGGGACAAGAACGGGGCCGTGGTCATGGCCGTACGACGCCCTGGATGATTTTTGTGCAGAGAG GAGGCCTCTGGGCTGTCCTCTCTGAAGCCCCAGCTGGAAGAGCTCGGGGTCCCTCTGGTCGCTGTGGTGAAGGAGGATGTGGGCACAGAGATCCGGGACTTCCGACCGCACTTCGCCGGGGACATCTTCATAGATGAAAAG AAGAGCTTCTACggcccgctgcagagaaagatgGGCGGCCTGGGCTTCATTCGCCTCGGGGTCTGGCAGAACTTCATGCGGGCCTGGAGGTCAGGTTACCAGGGCAACATGAACGGCGAGGGCTTCATCCTGGGCGGAGTGTTTGTCTTCGGAGCAGGAAACCAG gGGATTCTCCTGGAACACCGGGAGAAGGAGTTTGGCGATAAAGTGCAGATCGCTGATGTTTTAGAGGCTGTTAAGAAGATTGTACCTGCAAAATAA
- the LOC120820381 gene encoding peroxiredoxin-like 2A isoform X2, whose amino-acid sequence MFPLDVLPCRSKLVQWEILRVFVVRGGQSFSTLPMLSSCSTALRWRLRLSLAGTTMSSQPSAAAWPQLLRTPAARFHQSNARPEPNKPPSVLSSVSELEGGLFGMGMWSLGLGAVGAALAGIFLANTDLCLPKAASASLENLEDADLRSTRDGDNVIKGRSLWDKNGAVVMAVRRPGUFLCREEASGLSSLKPQLEELGVPLVAVVKEDVGTEIRDFRPHFAGDIFIDEKKSFYGPLQRKMGGLGFIRLGVWQNFMRAWRSGYQGNMNGEGFILGGVFVFGAGNQGILLEHREKEFGDKVQIADVLEAVKKIVPAK is encoded by the exons A TGTTTCCACTAGATGTACTACCTTGCAGGAGCAAACTTGttcaatg GGAGATCTTGAGGGTGTTTGTAGTCAGGGGGGGTCAGTCATTTTCCACGCTCCCGATGCTCTCCAGCTGTTCGACAGCTCTGAGGTGGCGACTGCGCCTCTCTCTGGCGGGCACGACCATGAGCAGCCAGCCATCAGCCGCAGCCTGGCCCCAGTTACTAAGAACGCCCGCCGCTCGGTTTCACCAAAGTAACGCCAGGCCTGAGCCAAACAAGCCTCCTTCAG TGCTGTCCTCTGTGTCCGAGCTGGAGGGCGGGCTGTTCGGGATGGGGATGTGGTCGCTGGGTCTGGGTGCGGTCGGAGCCGCGCTTGCCGGGATCTTCTTGGCCAACACTGACCTTTGCCTTCCTAAAGCCGCTAGTGCGTCACTGGAGAACCTCGAAGACGCTGACCTGCGCTCCACCAGAGATG GCGACAACGTCATTAAAGGAAGGAGCCTGTGGGACAAGAACGGGGCCGTGGTCATGGCCGTACGACGCCCTGGATGATTTTTGTGCAGAGAG GAGGCCTCTGGGCTGTCCTCTCTGAAGCCCCAGCTGGAAGAGCTCGGGGTCCCTCTGGTCGCTGTGGTGAAGGAGGATGTGGGCACAGAGATCCGGGACTTCCGACCGCACTTCGCCGGGGACATCTTCATAGATGAAAAG AAGAGCTTCTACggcccgctgcagagaaagatgGGCGGCCTGGGCTTCATTCGCCTCGGGGTCTGGCAGAACTTCATGCGGGCCTGGAGGTCAGGTTACCAGGGCAACATGAACGGCGAGGGCTTCATCCTGGGCGGAGTGTTTGTCTTCGGAGCAGGAAACCAG gGGATTCTCCTGGAACACCGGGAGAAGGAGTTTGGCGATAAAGTGCAGATCGCTGATGTTTTAGAGGCTGTTAAGAAGATTGTACCTGCAAAATAA
- the LOC120820381 gene encoding peroxiredoxin-like 2A isoform X5, translating to MLSSVSELEGGLFGMGMWSLGLGAVGAALAGIFLANTDLCLPKAASASLENLEDADLRSTRDGDNVIKGRSLWDKNGAVVMAVRRPGUFLCREEASGLSSLKPQLEELGVPLVAVVKEDVGTEIRDFRPHFAGDIFIDEKKSFYGPLQRKMGGLGFIRLGVWQNFMRAWRSGYQGNMNGEGFILGGVFVFGAGNQGILLEHREKEFGDKVQIADVLEAVKKIVPAK from the exons A TGCTGTCCTCTGTGTCCGAGCTGGAGGGCGGGCTGTTCGGGATGGGGATGTGGTCGCTGGGTCTGGGTGCGGTCGGAGCCGCGCTTGCCGGGATCTTCTTGGCCAACACTGACCTTTGCCTTCCTAAAGCCGCTAGTGCGTCACTGGAGAACCTCGAAGACGCTGACCTGCGCTCCACCAGAGATG GCGACAACGTCATTAAAGGAAGGAGCCTGTGGGACAAGAACGGGGCCGTGGTCATGGCCGTACGACGCCCTGGATGATTTTTGTGCAGAGAG GAGGCCTCTGGGCTGTCCTCTCTGAAGCCCCAGCTGGAAGAGCTCGGGGTCCCTCTGGTCGCTGTGGTGAAGGAGGATGTGGGCACAGAGATCCGGGACTTCCGACCGCACTTCGCCGGGGACATCTTCATAGATGAAAAG AAGAGCTTCTACggcccgctgcagagaaagatgGGCGGCCTGGGCTTCATTCGCCTCGGGGTCTGGCAGAACTTCATGCGGGCCTGGAGGTCAGGTTACCAGGGCAACATGAACGGCGAGGGCTTCATCCTGGGCGGAGTGTTTGTCTTCGGAGCAGGAAACCAG gGGATTCTCCTGGAACACCGGGAGAAGGAGTTTGGCGATAAAGTGCAGATCGCTGATGTTTTAGAGGCTGTTAAGAAGATTGTACCTGCAAAATAA
- the LOC120820381 gene encoding peroxiredoxin-like 2A isoform X3 — MLSSCSTALRWRLRLSLAGTTMSSQPSAAAWPQLLRTPAARFHQSNARPEPNKPPSVLSSVSELEGGLFGMGMWSLGLGAVGAALAGIFLANTDLCLPKAASASLENLEDADLRSTRDGDNVIKGRSLWDKNGAVVMAVRRPGUFLCREEASGLSSLKPQLEELGVPLVAVVKEDVGTEIRDFRPHFAGDIFIDEKKSFYGPLQRKMGGLGFIRLGVWQNFMRAWRSGYQGNMNGEGFILGGVFVFGAGNQGILLEHREKEFGDKVQIADVLEAVKKIVPAK; from the exons ATGCTCTCCAGCTGTTCGACAGCTCTGAGGTGGCGACTGCGCCTCTCTCTGGCGGGCACGACCATGAGCAGCCAGCCATCAGCCGCAGCCTGGCCCCAGTTACTAAGAACGCCCGCCGCTCGGTTTCACCAAAGTAACGCCAGGCCTGAGCCAAACAAGCCTCCTTCAG TGCTGTCCTCTGTGTCCGAGCTGGAGGGCGGGCTGTTCGGGATGGGGATGTGGTCGCTGGGTCTGGGTGCGGTCGGAGCCGCGCTTGCCGGGATCTTCTTGGCCAACACTGACCTTTGCCTTCCTAAAGCCGCTAGTGCGTCACTGGAGAACCTCGAAGACGCTGACCTGCGCTCCACCAGAGATG GCGACAACGTCATTAAAGGAAGGAGCCTGTGGGACAAGAACGGGGCCGTGGTCATGGCCGTACGACGCCCTGGATGATTTTTGTGCAGAGAG GAGGCCTCTGGGCTGTCCTCTCTGAAGCCCCAGCTGGAAGAGCTCGGGGTCCCTCTGGTCGCTGTGGTGAAGGAGGATGTGGGCACAGAGATCCGGGACTTCCGACCGCACTTCGCCGGGGACATCTTCATAGATGAAAAG AAGAGCTTCTACggcccgctgcagagaaagatgGGCGGCCTGGGCTTCATTCGCCTCGGGGTCTGGCAGAACTTCATGCGGGCCTGGAGGTCAGGTTACCAGGGCAACATGAACGGCGAGGGCTTCATCCTGGGCGGAGTGTTTGTCTTCGGAGCAGGAAACCAG gGGATTCTCCTGGAACACCGGGAGAAGGAGTTTGGCGATAAAGTGCAGATCGCTGATGTTTTAGAGGCTGTTAAGAAGATTGTACCTGCAAAATAA
- the LOC120820381 gene encoding peroxiredoxin-like 2A isoform X6 encodes MGMWSLGLGAVGAALAGIFLANTDLCLPKAASASLENLEDADLRSTRDGDNVIKGRSLWDKNGAVVMAVRRPGUFLCREEASGLSSLKPQLEELGVPLVAVVKEDVGTEIRDFRPHFAGDIFIDEKKSFYGPLQRKMGGLGFIRLGVWQNFMRAWRSGYQGNMNGEGFILGGVFVFGAGNQGILLEHREKEFGDKVQIADVLEAVKKIVPAK; translated from the exons ATGGGGATGTGGTCGCTGGGTCTGGGTGCGGTCGGAGCCGCGCTTGCCGGGATCTTCTTGGCCAACACTGACCTTTGCCTTCCTAAAGCCGCTAGTGCGTCACTGGAGAACCTCGAAGACGCTGACCTGCGCTCCACCAGAGATG GCGACAACGTCATTAAAGGAAGGAGCCTGTGGGACAAGAACGGGGCCGTGGTCATGGCCGTACGACGCCCTGGATGATTTTTGTGCAGAGAG GAGGCCTCTGGGCTGTCCTCTCTGAAGCCCCAGCTGGAAGAGCTCGGGGTCCCTCTGGTCGCTGTGGTGAAGGAGGATGTGGGCACAGAGATCCGGGACTTCCGACCGCACTTCGCCGGGGACATCTTCATAGATGAAAAG AAGAGCTTCTACggcccgctgcagagaaagatgGGCGGCCTGGGCTTCATTCGCCTCGGGGTCTGGCAGAACTTCATGCGGGCCTGGAGGTCAGGTTACCAGGGCAACATGAACGGCGAGGGCTTCATCCTGGGCGGAGTGTTTGTCTTCGGAGCAGGAAACCAG gGGATTCTCCTGGAACACCGGGAGAAGGAGTTTGGCGATAAAGTGCAGATCGCTGATGTTTTAGAGGCTGTTAAGAAGATTGTACCTGCAAAATAA
- the sfxn3 gene encoding sideroflexin-3 has translation MSEELSLNINIKEPRWDQSTFMGRAKHFFMVTDPRNVLLSSETLEEARVTMENYRSGIAKPGLTEDELWRAKYIYDSAFHPDTGEKMFVIGRMSAQVPMNMSITGSMLTFYRTTPAVVFWQWVNQSFNAVVNYTNRSGDAPMTVNQLGVAYVSATTGAVVTALGLKSLASRLPPIASRFVPFAAVAAANCINIPFMRQRELKYGIPVMDENGNRLGESANAAKQAIVQVVVSRIGMAVPAMAIPPVIMNSLEKKAFLKRFPILNAPVQVGLVGLCLVFATPLCCALFPQKSSMSVSGLEENLQESIRQNSPNTTTVYFNKGL, from the exons ATGTCTGAAGAGCTGTCCCTCAACATAAACATCAAGGAGCCAAGATGGGACCAAAGCACATTTATGGGGCGCGCCAAGCACTTCTTCATGGTCACAGATCCTAGGAACGTCCTGCTGTCCTCTGAGACTTTGGAGGAGGCCCGAGTGACCATGGAGAACTACAG ATCTGGGATCGCTAAGCCTGGTCTAACAGAGGACGAGCTCTGGAGGGCCAAGTACATCTACGACTCCGCCTTCCACCCCGACACAGGAGAGAAGATGTTTGTGATCGGCCGGATGTCTGCTCAGGTGCCGATGAACATGTCCATCACGGGCTCCATGCTCACCTTCTACAG GACAACTCCGGCTGTGGTGTTCTGGCAGTGGGTTAACCAGTCCTTCAACGCTGTCGTCAACTACACCAACCGCAGTGGAGACGCCCCTATGACCGTGAA TCAACTGGGTGTAGCCTACGTCAGTGCAACTACTGGAGCTGTGGTCACGGCCCTGGGCCTCAAGTCTCTAGCTTCG CGTCTGCCGCCGATCGCCAGCCGGTTTGTCCCCTTTGCTGCTGTCGCTGCTGCTAACTGCATCAACATTCCCTTCATGAGACAGAG GGAGTTGAAGTACGGCATCCCTGTGATGGATGAGAATGGAAACCGGTTGGGAGAGTCTGCCAATGCTGCCAAGCAGGCCATTGTGCAGGTGGTGGTGTCCAGGATCGGGATGGCGGTGCCAGCCATGG CCATTCCCCCTGTAATAATGAATTCACTGGAGAAGAAAGCCTTCTTGAAG CGGTTTCCAATTCTCAACGCTCCGGTCCAGGTGGGGCTCGTCGGTTTGTG CCTGGTGTTCGCAACTCCTTTGTGCTGCGCCCTCTTCCCACAGAAAAG CTCCATGAGTGTGAGCGGGCTGGAGGAGAACCTGCAGGAGAGCATACGACAGAACAGtcccaacaccaccaccgtcTACTTCAACAAGGGCCTGTAG
- the pdzd7a gene encoding PDZ domain-containing protein 7a: MASSSHASGSREMTKGGGHPHSNHAGGSHSTTRYLLKKQHHHRSRSSSPMGRVILINVPVDGGDESEDIHAVTVDKSPDGRLGFSVRGGSEHGLGIFVSKVEDDSSAALAGLSVGDKLVEVNGVSLESITMSSAVKVLTGNNRLRMVVRRVGKIPGIRYSKEKTTWVDLIHRRMVVEESGRTPSEASSDSALRRIVHLFTTSDDYCLGFNIRGGKEFGLGIYVSKLDPGGLAEQHGIKMGDQIMAANGVSFDDITHSNAVEVLKSHTHVMLTIREAGRYPAYKEMVAEYGWLDNLVNGGLAPSPQASTSNSSASSLSSSTPLSSLSGLSQVLFPQVFGSEMVDVAIATEGRSRRQSSAEQTADTAIQTDPFPPNHPNHPSTNGSYRAVGATLLLKDTVIRGKGEGPRETGGRGDGGHQEAGKHSPKTAALMALSRPRKPIRRSQSHITVSEDSQKKKRKQKEKSSGEGETGLQRSKTFVNLFFKKDRKDKSRSKSPSHSHKDKERGRPFQLLTSPRESRAGVKDGSLPPRPETLQHVEDMAKKLLTQDEVAAVMRHCRRFLSDIVIEDLVRPILAILDKPEKLLLLREIRMLIPTTELGQFDSMVMPFELEAYDILKSRSVRSPALRSPRRGTPRRHLITPIPDCRGGFHLQPVQDKLREFQLIEELDRLRLSSHQSGHLPPSRAFTPLLDVPVDHHGSAYVRPRSLSPLPTRGLHPSQSPHNAQRGRQTRRENEVQQHDKTSSLSVSDRGDAAPQRGRSPERNGHGRARRELSPDSVHGGRRRQEGYTEVSVRVPSQRRGRPPVEDLFQAPRDRSPSTGRESSQRLNGHSQHGVKRRAARPSASYEINTLTISKAKQSLGISVSGGMESRVQPMIKIEKIFPGGAASTNEALKAGDELLSVDGESLQGVTHQHAVDVIRRAFSNKAKDPMVFVVKVSKVPTTTTTRPRRPAD; this comes from the exons ATGGCTAGCTCCTCTCACGCCTCAGGCTCTAGGGAGATGACAAAGGGAGGGGGGCACCCCCACTCAAACCATGCCGGGGGCTCCCACAGCACTACGCGCTACTTGCTGAAGAAACAGCACCACCACAGAAGCAGGTCCTCCTCGCCGATGGGCAGAGTCATTCTCATCAATGTACCTGTCGATG gaggagatgaaagTGAAGACATTCACGCAGTGACAGTCGACAAGAGCCCAGATGGGCGTCTGGGCTTCAGTGTCCGCGGGGGCTCTGAACATGGACTCGGTATATTTGTCAGCAAGGTGGAGGATGACAGCTCTGCAG CGCTGGCCGGGCTGTCCGTGGGCGATAAGCTGGTGGAGGTGAACGGGGTCAGCCTGGAGAGCATCACCATGAGCAGCGCTGTGAAGGTCCTGACAGGCAACAATAGGCTGCGGATGGTGGTGAGACGGGTGGGCAAGATCCCCGGCATCCGCTACTCCAAGGAGAAGACCACATG ggtggACCTGATTCACCGGCggatggtggtggaggagagcggGCGAACACCGTCAGAGGCCAGTTCAGACAGCGCTCTCCGCAGGATCGTACATCTCTTCACCACCTCGGATGACTACTGTTTGGGCTTCAACATTAGAGGAGGCAAAGAGTTCGGACTGGGGATTTATGTTTCTAA GTTGGACCCGGGCGGACTTGCAGAGCAGCACGGCATCAAGATGGGCGATCAAATCATGGCGGCCAACGGGGTCAGCTTCGATGACATCACCCATAGCAATGCAGTCGAAGTCCTGAAGAGCCACACTCATGTCATGTTGACCATCAGG GAAGCTGGCAGATACCCTGCGTACAAGGAGATGGTGGCAGAATATGGCTGGCTCGACAATT TGGTCAATGGGGGCCTTGCGCCATCCCCCCAGGCTTCAACCTCAAACTCCTCTGCTTCCTCGCTGTCCTCCAGCACCCCTCTCAGCTCCCTCAGTGGTCTCTCCCAGGTCCTTTTCCCACAAGTCTTTGGGTCCGAGATGGTAGACGTCGCAATCGCCACGGAGGGACGATCCAGACGTCAAAGCAGCGCAGAGCAAACGGCCGACACCGCCATACAGACTGACCCCTTCCCTCCAAACCACCCAAACCACCCCTCAACTAATGGGTCGTACCGCGCTGTAGGCGCCACGTTGCTGCTGAAGGACACCGTCATACGAGGGAAAGGGGAAGGCccgagggagacgggaggacgtGGAGACGGAGGGCACCAAGAGGCAGGGAAACACTCACCTAAGACGGCAGCACTGATGGCCCTGAGCAGACCACGGAAGCCGATCAGACGTTCCCAGAGCCACATCACCGTGTCAG AGGACagtcaaaaaaagaagagaaaacagaaggagaagagcTCTGGAGAGGGTGAAACCGGCCTGCAGCGATCGAAAACCTTTGTCAACCTTTTCTTCAAGAAAGACCGTAAAGATAAAAGCCGCTCCAAGTCTCCGTCCCATTCCCACAAAG ATAAGGAGCGGGGTCGTCCTTTCCAGCTCTTGACCTCCCCGAGGGAATCCCGTGCCGGAGTTAAAGACGGCAGTCTGCCGCCGCGCCCGGAGACACTGCAGCACGTGGAAGACATGGCGAAGAAACTGCTCACCCAGGATGAGGTGGCGGCTGTGATGAGACACTGCCGGCGG TTTTTGTCCGACATTGTGATTGAGGATTTGGTGCGTCCCATTCTGGCAATCTTGGACAAGCCAGAGAAACTGCTACTTCTCAGAGAAATAAG GATGCTGATACCTACTACCGAGCTGGGTCAATTTGACAGCATGGTCATGCCCTTTGAGCTAGAGGCGTACGACATCCTCAAAAGTCGCTCTG TTCGTTCTCCAGCTCTCCGCTCCCCTCGTAGAGGAACCCCCCGACGTCACCTCATCACCCCGATTCCAG ACTGCAGGGGTGGGTTCCACCTCCAACCGGTCCAGGACAAACTGCGGGAGTTTCAGCTGATCGAGGAGTTGGACAGATTACGTTTGTCCAGCCATCAGTCGGGCCATCTGCCCCCATCGCGCGCTTTCACGCCTCTGCTGGACGTGCCCGTGGACCACCACGGCTCTGCGTACGTGCGCCCCCGCTCCCTGAGCCCCTTACCAACCCGCGGCCTCCACCCCAGCCAATCACCTCACAACGCTCAGCGCGGGCGGCAAACCCGAAGGGAGAACGAGGTGCAGCAGCACGACAAGACGTCCTCGTTGTCGGTGTCCGACCGAGGAGATGCGGCGCCCCAACGAGGGAGGTCGCCTGAGAGGAACGGGCACgggagggcgaggagggagTTGAGTCCCGACAGCGTGCATGGTGGACGCCGCCGGCAGGAGGGCTACACGGAGGTCAGCGTGCGCGTGCCTTCACAGCGGCGAGGGAGACCCCCTGTGGAGGATTTGTTTCAGGCACCGAGAGACCGGAGTCCATCTACAGGCAGAGAGAGCAGTCAGCGGCTAAATGGACATTCACAACACGGTGTTAAGAGAAGAGCAGCTCGGCCATCTGCAAGCTATGAAATCAACACTTTGACCATCTCTAAGGCCAAGCAGTCACTGG GTATTAGTGTATCTGGAGGTATGGAGTCTAGAGTCCAGCCCATGATAAAGATTGAGAAGATCTTCCCAGGTGGAGCTGCATCTACGAATGAGGCTCTCAAG GCAGGGGATGAGCTGTTGTCGGTGGACGGCGAGAGTCTGCAAGGAGTGACTCATCAGCACGCAGTGGATGTGATTCGCAGAGCGTTCAGCAACAAGGCCAAAGACCCGATGGTTTTTGTAGTCAAGGTCTCCAAggtccccaccaccaccaccacccgccccAGGAGACCTGCAGACTAA